A single genomic interval of Pseudorasbora parva isolate DD20220531a chromosome 21, ASM2467924v1, whole genome shotgun sequence harbors:
- the LOC137056233 gene encoding orexin receptor type 2, translating into MVMYVLSFVTGLVGNIMALWVLTRRRNRLSGASATRRLLVNLAVCDMMVVCVCMPVNLGHQVYNAWVFGDFLCRAVPFVQAVSVSASVLSLAAISLNRYYSVHSPLHARSFFTASRMICMIAVVWIVSSALCLPLCFMNTTKTLSLLDGLHTVTVCVESWSKVKLRQGYNFLLFCALYGFPVVFNLIICFLTGWKLSRGGTSSISDPNQLALTSSRSRLKTRKRIAKMVFALVLLFTFSWLPLYAVDIWIDSNIPSSPDRNDELSNLEHRWILQSRPFAQWLGLTNSSLNPLCYCFVGNLYRSAKRFRESYREKISSVISLTNKSSIRNSASKIQQRNSGSSGKFDSETRSYNVFRLTRSKSLSATTVCESI; encoded by the coding sequence ATGGTGATGTATGTGCTATCGTTCGTGACCGGGCTGGTGGGGAACATAATGGCTCTGTGGGTCCTGACGCGCCGGAGGAATCGCTTGTCTGGAGCTTCAGCCACCAGGAGACTCCTGGTCAACCTGGCGGTGTGCGACATGATGGTGGTGTGCGTCTGCATGCCGGTGAATTTAGGGCATCAGGTGTACAACGCCTGGGTGTTTGGAGACTTTCTGTGTCGAGCCGTGCCGTTCGTTCAAGCGGTATCAGTCTCTGCCAGTGTTCTGAGCCTGGCCGCGATCAGTTTGAACAGATACTACAGCGTCCACAGTCCCCTGCACGCCAGATCTTTCTTTACGGCCAGCAGAATGATATGCATGATAGCTGTGGTGTGGATCGTATCTTCTGCGCTATGCTTGCCATTGTGTTTCATGAACACAACTAAGACGCTTTCCCTACTAGACGGGCTGCATACAGTGACTGTGTGCGTGGAGAGCTGGTCTAAAGTCAAACTGCGTCAGGGTTACAACTTTTTACTGTTTTGCGCGTTGTATGGATTTCCAGTAGTCTTTAACCTGATCATTTGCTTTTTAACCGGCTGGAAATTGAGCAGGGGAGGCACGTCATCAATATCAGATCCCAACCAGCTCGCACTAACCTCTTCAAGATCGCGCCTGAAAACGCGCAAGAGGATCGCCAAAATGGTCTTTGCGCTCGTGTTGCTGTTCACTTTCTCCTGGCTGCCGCTCTATGCCGTGGACATCTGGATCGACTCCAACATCCCCAGCTCTCCTGATCGAAATGACGAGCTGAGCAACCTTGAACATCGTTGGATTCTCCAGAGCAGACCCTTTGCGCAATGGCTGGGTCTCACCAACTCATCCCTCAACCCTCTTTGCTACTGCTTCGTCGGAAACTTGTACAGATCGGCCAAAAGGTTCAGAGAGAGCTACAGAGAGAAAATTTCATCTGTCATCAGTCTTACCAACAAGTCTTCAATAAGAAACTCTGCCTCTAAAATCCAGCAGCGCAACTCTGGCTCATCTGGGAAATTTGATTCGGAAACTAGGAGCTACAATGTTTTCAGGCTGACCAGAAGTAAAAGCTTGTCTGCAACGACTGTGTGTGAGAGTATTTGA
- the tubgcp2 gene encoding gamma-tubulin complex component 2 translates to MSEFRIHHDVNELLGLLNVRGGDGAEVYIDLLQKNRTAYVTTTVSAHSAKVKMAEHSKTPEDFLRKYDELKSKNARNLDPLVYLLSKLSEDKETLKFLQQNAKERSEMSANAASSTTASYSIPATSSKMSMQELEELRKKLGNVTASSSVPQSSEVIRKMLRDRHNKKNPTQPNPVFPNWVYDRPALIGDFITSPTPVGDPVVAIGTMPLAAQEQALVEDLLFVLIGVDGRDVTAQPVLGRQSRSFIVDPSLDMSVKELVNRILPVASCYSTITRFTEEKSSFEYGQVNHALTAAMRTLMKEYLILVTQLEHLHRQGTLSLQKLWFYIQPTMRTLEILASIATSVDKGECMGGSTLSLLHDRTFNYTGDSQAQELCLYLTKAASVPYFEILEKWIYRGIIKDPYSEFMVEEHELQKEKIQEDYNDKYWDQRYTIVQHRIPSFLQKMADKILNTGKYLNVVRECGRDVTCPDAKEVLYTLKERAYVEQIEKAYYYASKVLLDFLMEEKELVSRLRSIKHYFLMDKGDFFVHFMDLTEEELKKQVDDIIPPRLEALLELALRMSTANTDPFKDDLKIDLMPHDVITQLLRVLAIDTKQEKAIINAEPTEVSLSGLEAFSFDYIVKWPLSLIINRKALTRYQMLFRHMFYCKHVERLLCNVWISNKTAKQYSLHSAKWFAAAFALRQRMLNFVQNIQYYMMFEVMEPTWHIMENNLKSASNIDDVLCHHTSFLDNCLKDCMLTNPELLRIFSKLMSVCVMFTNCMQRFTQSMRIDSEMKAEQTDEAEKKRLASKFLAEHVDALQSDSGFEGTISKFDSNFSTLLLDLLDKLSIYSTNDCEHSMINIIYRLDFNGFYTERLERMAIERSQKTAA, encoded by the exons ATGAGTGAATTCAGAATTCATCATGATGTTAATGAACTCCTCGGGCTCCTTAATGTCCGCGGAGGAGATGGTGCTGAGGTCTACATTGATTTACTGCAGAAGAACAGGACTGCATATGTTACCACTACAGTATCTGCACACAGTGCTAAG GTCAAAATGGCAGAACACTCCAAAACACCTGAAGACTTCTTGAGGAAATATGATGAATTGAAGTCAAAGAATGCACGCAACCTCGATCCACTGGTGTATCTGCTCTCCAAACTCTCCGAGGATAAAGAG ACTTTGAAGTTCCTGCAGCAGAACGCCAAGGAAAGATCAGAAATGTCTGCAAACGCGGCATCCAGCACCACTGCGTCGTACAGCATTCCTGCAACCAGCAGCAAAATGTCCATGCAAGAACTGGAGGAATTGCGGAAAAAGCTGGGAAATGTCACAGCCAGCTCCAGTGTGCCGCAG tcttctgaagtcatccGAAAAATGCTAAGAGACAGACATAATAAGAAGAACCCTACCCAGCCGAACCCTGTGTTTCCAAACTGGGTGTATGACCGGCCTGCACTGATTGGGGATTTCATCACTAGCCCCACCCCTGTGGGAGATCCCGTGGTGGCTATTG GTACAATGCCACTGGCTGCACAGGAACAAGCTCTGGTTGAGGACCTGCTTTTTGTGCTGATTGGTGTGGATGGGAGAGACGTCACAGCTCAGCCTGTGCTTGGCAGACAGAGCCGCTCCTTCATAGTAGATCCTTCCCTCGACATGTCCGTCAAAGAGCTGGTCAACCGGATATTGCCGGTCGCATCCTGCTACTCCACTATCACACG CTTCACAGAGGAGAAGTCATCGTTTGAGTACGGACAGGTGAATCACGCTCTGACTGCAGCCATGAGGACTTTGATGAAGGAATACCTCATCCTGGTGACACAGCTGGAGCATCTCCACAGACAGGGCACGCTCTCCCTGCAGAAGCTCTGGTTCTACATACAGCCCACCATGCGCACCTTGGAAATCCTGGCCTCCATTG CCACCTCTGTTGACAAGGGTGAATGTATGGGTGGCTCGACCCTCAGCCTGCTTCACGATCGTACATTCAACTACACCGGAGACAGCCAGGCTCAAGAGCTCTGCCTCTATCTGACCAAAGCAGCCAGTGTCCCCTACTTTGAAATACTTGAGAAGTGGATTTATAGAGGCATCATTAAAGACCCATACAG tgaaTTCATGGTTGAGGAGCATGAGCTGCAAAAAGAGAAGATTCAGGAGGATTATAATGACAAATACTGGGATCAGAGATACACTATCGTCCAGCACAGGATCCCATCATTCCTTCAGAAAATGGCAGATAAGATATTAAACACAG GCAAGTATCTGAATGTTGTCCGAGAGTGCGGCCGTGACGTTACCTGTCCAGATGCCAAAGAGGTTCTCTACACACTTAAAGAGAGAGCATATGTGGAGCAGATCGAAAAAGCATATTACTATGCCAGCAAGGTTCTGCTTGACTTCCTGATGGAGGAAAAGGAGCTTGTTTCACGCCTGAG GTCAATCAAGCATTACTTCTTAATGGATAAAGGAGACTTTTTCGTGCATTTTATGGACCTGACGGAGGAGGAACTGAAGAAGCAGGTTGATGACATTATTCCTCCACGTTTGGAGGCTCTTTTGGAGCTGGCGCTGAGGATGAGCACTGCCAACACAGACCCCTTCAAAGACGATTTAAAG ATTGACCTAATGCCCCATGATGTCATCACCCAGCTGTTGCGTGTTCTTGCTATAGATACCAAGCAAGAGAAAGCAATCATTAATGCAGAGCCTACAGAGGTGTCACTTAGTGGCCTGGAGGCTTTTTCCTTTGACTACATCGTCAAGTGGCCACTTTCACTTATAATCAACAG GAAAGCCCTGACAAGATACCAGATGCTCTTCAGGCACATGTTCTACTGCAAGCATGTGGAAAGGTTGCTCTGTAATGTGTGGATCAGCAATAAAACAGCTAAGCAATATTCACTTCACTCTGCTAAGTG GTTTGCTGCTGCCTTTGCATTAAGACAACGGATGCTCAACTTTGTTCAGAACATTCAGTACTACATGATGTTTGAGGTTATGGAGCCCACGTGGCACATCATGGAGAACAACCTGAAGTCT GCCTCCAACATTGATGACGTGCTGTGTCATCACACCAGTTTCCTGGATAACTGTCTGAAGGACTGTATGCTCACCAATCCTGAGCTGCTTCGGATCTTCTCCAAGctcatgtctgtctgtgtcatgttcacCAACTGCATGCAG AGGTTCACTCAGAGCATGAGAATAGACAGCGAGATGAAGGCTGAACAGACAGACGAGGCAGAGAAAAAAAGACTGGCCTCTAAA TTCTTAGCTGAGCATGTGGATGCCCTCCAGTCTGACTCAGGGTTTGAGGGGACAATCAGCAAGTTTGACAGTAACTTCAGCACATTATTGCTGGATCTTTTGGATAAGCTCAGCATTTACAGCACCAATGACTGTGAACACAGCATGATCAATATCATCTACAG gctgGACTTCAATGGCTTTTACACAGAGAGACTAGAGCGAATGGCCATTGAAAGGAGCCAGAAGACTGCTGCATAG